In Pyricularia oryzae 70-15 chromosome 2, whole genome shotgun sequence, one genomic interval encodes:
- a CDS encoding iron transport multicopper oxidase FET3 — translation MRLSAFASVGLSSLAVVTNAAIVTYDWTIDWVRAAPDGFSRPVIGVNNQWPCPAIRANVGDTVVVNIKNNLGNQTTGIHFHGIHQIGSNEMDGPTGVTQCPVPPGNTLTYSFYADAPGTYWYHSHSPGQYPDGLRGPLIIDDPNDPYKGKYDEEVIFSVSDWYHSETLPLVRAMLTPANDRFLPPFPDSIIVNDGQNTNFSFVKGKTYRFRMISYAAFASAMIQFDSHTMQIIAADGAYTTQTQAYQIRLSPAQRYDVLISAIDRDNRNYPILVNLDINRDYEVAPVWTKNYTAQLVMDPAKPFTTYTVNQWRPQDDSTIKPYDVVGDAILPPADKVITLDFTFCKDENNYPRACFNNQTFIMPHTPTLYTAATVGEANTDAIVYGNVLPEIVSYGQVVDIVINNIDAAIHPFHLHGHHFQLLERPKSNTGVWPGRSGGYNTLPALRDVVHVNAHSYAVLRFKATNPGVFLFHCHIEWHVEMGLTATIIEAPERIRGKTFPPDHMAACKVMGMPTAGNAAGNTVNVYDTSGYKEVPDTVYHG, via the exons ATGCGTTTGTCCGCCTTCGCCTCGGTGGGCCTCAGCAGCCTGGCGGTCGTCACCAACGCCGCCATCGTGACCTACGACTGGACGATCGACTGGGTTCGGGCAGCTCCTGATGGCTTCTCTCGCCCCGTCATTGGTGTGAACAACCAGTGGCCCTGCCCCGCGATCCGGGCCAATGTTGGCGACACCGTTGTTGTCAACATCAAGAACAACCTGGGCAACCAGACCACCGGTATCCATTTCCATGGTATCCATCAGATCGGCTCCAACGAGATGGATGGACCCACAGGCGTGACCCAATGCCCTGTGCCACCTGGAAACACCTTGACATACTCCTTCTAC GCTGATGCGCCAGGCACATATTGGT ACCACTCCCACAGCCCCGGTCAGTACCCTGATGGTCTGCGTGGTCCTCTTATCATCGATGACCCCAACGACCCATACAAGGGCAAGTACGATGAGGAGGTTATCTTCTCGGTGTCGGACTG GTATCACTCGGAGACTCTCCCATTGGTTCGCGCCATGCTCACGCCTGCCAATGACCGATTCTTGCCTCCCTTCCCGGACAGCATCATTGTCAACGACGGGCAAAACACAAACTTTTCCTTTGTCAAGGGCAAGACCTACCGCTTCCGCATGATCAGCTATGCCGCCTTTGCCTCGGCCATGATTCAGTTCGACTCGCACACCATGCAAATCATCGCAGCGGATGGTGCCTACACCACCCAGACCCAGGCCTACCAGATCCGTCTTTCGCCCGCTCAGCGCTACGACGTGCTCATCTCGGCCATTGACCGTGACAACCGCAACTACCCGATCCTGGTCAACCTCGACATCAACCGTGACTACGAGGTCGCCCCGGTCTGGACCAAGAACTACACGGCTCAGCTTGTCATGGACCCCGCCAAGCCCTTCACCACCTACACCGTCAACCAGTGGCGCCCGCAGGACGACTCGACCATCAAGCCTTACGATGTTGTTGGCGACGCCATCCTCCCCCCTGCCGACAAGGTCATCACTCTTGACTTCACCTTCTGCAAGGACGAGAACAACTACCCCCGCGCCTGCTTCAACAACCAGACCTTCATCATGCCGCACACTCCTACTCTGTACACTGCTGCTACTGTCGGCGAGGCCAACACTGATGCGATTGTCTACGGCAACGTTCTCCCTGAGATTGTCTCGTacggccaggttgtcgacATTGTCATCAACAACATCGATGCTGCTATTCACCCCTTCCACCTGCACGGTCACCACTTCCAGCTGCTCGAGCGCCCCAAGTCCAACACGGGTGTCTGGCCTGGCCGCAGCGGAGGCTACAACACCCTCCCCGCTCTCCGCGATGTTGTGCACGTCAACGCCCACTCGTATGCTGTTCTCCGCTTCAAGGCTACCAACCCCGGTGTGTTCTTGTTCCACTGCCACATCGAGTGGCACGTCGAGATGGGCTTGACTGCCACCATCATCGAGGCTCCCGAGAGGATCCGCGGCAAGACCTTCCCTCCGGACCACATGGCTGCCTGCAAGGTCATGGGTATGCCCACTGCCGGCAACGCTGCCGGAAACACTGTCAATGTCTACGACACCAGCGGCTACAAGGAGGTCCCTGACACTGTCTACCATGGGTGA
- a CDS encoding DNA polymerase epsilon subunit B: MGEAQSPPRLSPRKKRAQKPLGNGFFGGIKETPGRAAPPLSSAAPSSSPAFATPAHTLRPFNPQKPAGAAILPILLPPATLRPLAFRTFTKKHSLTLTSSALQELASFVGRHCGSGWREEGLAERVLEEVAKSWKAGNGGVIVDGASPILKDILKTLEGNMVGGKIVTGAGKGLVRQNSLLLDPSREPDYSSTTRLGLRPSIALQRDDSQSSMGMSGLNFEEEPEEDTLSDPRKWLKVVGAYEQPRMVYNVAKKHFERDASKPSILPTASHKTLLFRNRFNVIHQRLLRNEAFQTSAVADTKRGSLARSTSSLSSQQSYKITPIANLLGRHGSHHMLLGMLVIMPAGNLAVSDLTGTIALDVTQAATIPDDSSWFTPGMVVLIDGVYEEEDDHTAKGLSGSSGIGGTIGGRFQGFFIGQPPCEKRRATLGVSGPEGDGLEHTIGGGFGWIDFLGVGSERAMGPRMRKLERRLLRQPQLSRQDMAASVLESTLSSTLPRRGRIIILGELNLDQPRALQALRKILATYANETDNDGSENDAADETVASTKPNKTTTPLAFVLAGSFSSQAVMARNGAGGGGGGGSAGLTGSGGGGSIEYKEYFDSLAGTLAEFPSLLRESTFVFVPGDNDGWASSFGAGAAVPLPRKAVPDLFTSRVRRAFATANAEGTSPRANAPGGEAVFTTNPSRMTLFGPNHEIVLFRDDISARLRRAAVRLKGSSSTSTGPEHDNNEVRMSDDAPTAGDMEIDELPDPAVESAASKEPRPDMVPHDVRAAQKLVKTILDQGYLAPFRTAVRPVHWDHASALHLYPLPTALVLADATAPPFCVTYEGCHVMNPGPLLVPGRRGVARWVEYNVGHRGSVKECLF; encoded by the exons ATGGGTGAAGCACAGAGTCCTCCCCGGCTCAGCCCAAGAAAGAAGCGGGCGCAGAAGCCCCTCGGCAATGGCTTCTTCGGCGGTATCAAAGAAACACCAGGCAGGGCAGCACCCCCCCTCTCTAGTGCAGCACCATCCTCGTCGCCGGCCTTTGCGACGCCCGCTCACACACTGCGGCCCTTCAACCCGCAAAAGCCCGCCGGAGCAGCCATCCTCCCGATCCTCTTACCGCCAGCAACACTCCGCCCATTGGCCTTCCGGACCTTTACCAAAAAACACAGCCTGACCCTCACATCGTCTGCTCTACAAGAGCTGGCGTCCTTTGTCGGCCGACACTGCGGCTCAGGATGGCGTGAGGAAGGGCTCGCCGAGCGTGTGCTAGAGGAGGTGGCAAAATCGTGGAAGGCTGGCAATGGCGGGGTGATAGTCGATGGGGCCAGCCCCATCCTGAAGGACATCCTCAAGACGCTGGAAGGCAACATGGTTGGGGGCAAGATTGTTACTGGTGCAGGAAAGGGCTTGGTTCGGCAGAATAGTCTTCTGTTGGATCCCTCGAGGGAACCGGACTATTCTTCTACCACCCGCCTGGGCCTGAGACCATCTATTGCACTTCAACGTGATGACAGCCAGTCTAGTATGGGCATGTCTGGGCTCAACTTCGAGGAAGAGCCCGAAGAAGACACGCTCAGTGATCCAAGAAAGTGGTTGAAAGTAGTTGGGGCATATGAACAGCCACGGATGGTTTATAACGTGGCCAAAAAGCACTTCGAGAG AGATGCTTCTAAACCTTCGATATTACCAACAGCTTCTCATAAGACCCTTTTGTTTCGCAATCGATTCAACGTCATCCACCAGCGTCTCCTTCGTAATGAAGCCTTTCAGACATCCGCCGTCGCCGACACCAAACGCGGCTCACTTGCCCGTTCAACGTCATCCCTCTCATCACAACAGTCATATAAAATCACACCCATTGCCAACTTACTTGGACGCCACGGCAGCCACCACATGCTTTTAGGAATGCTGGTAATAATGCCGGCAGGTAACCTTGCTGTCAGTGACCTTACCGGAACTATTGCGCTAGACGTCACCCAAGCAGCCACCATTCCCGACGATTCTTCATGGTTTACCCCGGGGATGGTTGTGCTCATCGATGGTGTTtatgaggaggaggatgaccaCACCGCCAAGGGCCTCAGTGGCAGCAGCGGAATTGGTGGCACCATTGGCGGTCGATTTCAGGGCTTCTTCATCGGCCAGCCGCCATGTGAGAAGAGGCGAGCGACACTGGGTGTCAGCGGACCAGAAGGCGATGGTTTGGAGCACACCATAGGGGGTGGCTTTGGATGGATTGACTTTCTAGGAGTTGGGAGCGAGCGCGCGATGGGCCCGAGGATGCGAAAGCTGGAAAGACGTTTACTGCGCCAACCACAGCTTTCTCGACAAGACATGGCCGCGTCGGTACTGGAGTCCACTCTTTCATCAACGCTCCCCAGACGTGGCCGAATTATCATCTTGGGCGAGCTGAATCTGGACCAGCCTCGTGCTCTGCAGGCATTGCGCAAGATTCTGGCCACATATGCCAACGAAACAGACAATGATGGCAGCGAAAACGACGCCGCTGACGAGACTGTTGCAAGCACGAAACCCAACAAGACCACGACACCTTTGGCCTTTGTTCTTGCGGGAAGCTTTTCATCACAGGCCGTAATGGCTCGGAACGGAGCTGGTGGAGGTGGAGGAGGCGGATCCGCTGGATTAACCGGTAGCGGCGGAGGGGGCAGCATCGAGTACAAAGAATACTTTGATTCACTCGCGGGGACTCTAGCCGAATTCCCATCGCTCCTACGAGAATCTACTTTCGTCTTTGTTCCGGGCGATAACGATGGCTGGGCTTCGTCATTTGGCGCAGGTGCCGCGGTGCCTCTACCGCGCAAGGCCGTTCCAGACCTTTTCACGTCGCGCGTCCGTCGCGCCTTCGCCACCGCTAACGCCGAAGGGACCTCGCCACGAGCGAACGCGCCTGGGGGCGAGGCCGTCTTCACCACCAACCCGAGTCGCATGACGCTTTTTGGTCCAAATCACGAGATAGTCCTGTTCCGCGATGATATATCAGCGCGCCTAAGGCGGGCTGCTGTGCGGCTCAAAGGCTCGTCCTCTACCTCCACCGGCCCAGAGCACGACAACAACGAAGTGCGCATGTCGGACGACGCCCCGACAGCAGGGGACATGGAAATTGACGAACTGCCTGATCCGGCTGTAGAGAGCGCAGCTTCAAAAGAGCCAAGACCAGACATGGTGCCGCATGATGTGCGCGCAGCTCAAAAGCTCGTCAAGACGATCCTTGACCAAGGATATCTGGCTCCATTTCGCACAGCTGTCCGCCCTGTACACTGGGATCACGCCTCGGCGCTACACCTATATCCCCTACCAACTGCACTAGTGCTGGCCGACGCTACGGCGCCGCCCTTTTGTGTGACGTACGAGGGGTGCCATGTCATGAATCCTGGGCCGCTACTCGTACCAGGGAGGAGGGGAGTTGCAAGATGGGTTGAGTATAACGTTGGGCATAGAGGAAGCGTGAAAGAGTGTTTGTTTTGA
- a CDS encoding altered inheritance-mitochondria protein 31 yields MPTTGPPPPLPGDRPLPSSFDNDEDFYNENGFQKIARKLKQEPLVPLGCVLTVAAFTGAYRAMRAGDHGRVNRMFRYRIAAQGFTILAMVAGGIYYSDDRHKEREMWKAKRDADEEEKRLKWIKELEARDEEDKLAKEIMDKRRQRAAAAAAKREGRAVEDKAAEGGAAAAQDAKSSSGLSWASAPGWFGGNKNEPDANAQTNTGDAEKPSEK; encoded by the exons ATGCCGACAACTGGTCCTCCGCCACCCCTGCCGGGAGATCGGCCCCTGCCATCTTCCTTTGACAATGACGA AGACTTCTACAATGAAaacggcttccaaaagaTCGCCCGAAAGCTCAAGCAGGAGCCGCTGGTGCCGCTGGGCTGCGTGCTGACGGTGGCGGCCTTCACCGGCGCGTACCGGGCCATGAGGGCGGGCGACCACGGGCGAGTCAATCGCATGTTCCGCTACAGAATCGCCGCGCAGGGCTTCACCATCCTCGCCATGGTGGCCGGCGGCATCTACTACAGCGACGACCGCCACAAGGAGCGCGAGATGTGGAAGGCCAAGCGCGAtgccgacgaggaggagaagcGCCTCAAGTGGATCAAGGAGCTCGAGGCCAGGGACGAGGAGGACAAACTCGCAAAGGAGATCATGGACAAGAGGAGGcagcgcgccgccgccgccgccgccaagcgcGAGGGCAGGGCCGTCGAGGACAAGGCCGCAGAGGGTGGTGCGGCTGCTGCACAGGATGCCAAGTCGTCTTCTGGTCTGAGCTGGGCCTCAGCGCCTGGGTGGTTTGGCGGGAACAAGAACGAGCCCGACGCAAACGCGCAGACGAATACAGGAGATGCTGAAAAGCCGTCGGAGAAATGA
- a CDS encoding threonine dehydratase produces the protein MIALLRLYDGHLPSTKMAAPSDLEVTATKINGSSCQETVTNGDGINGPNGCSVAPATPATPTTPVMTVTRPSRTPSLTGLSLTEYSANPSPPAESKRRKAKKVIPDDYILPSGHPDYLRLILTSKVYEVCKETSLTHAVNLSNRLECKVLLKREDEQPVFSFKLRGAYNKMAHLDRAQSWRGVVCCSAGNHAQGVAFSARKLKIPATIVMPEGTPSIKHLAVARMGGHVVLHGPDFDAAKEECARREKHDGLINIPPFDDPYVIAGQGTIGMELLRQTNLQKLEAIFCCVGGGGLIAGIGVYVKRIAPHIKIIGVETHDANAMTQSLAKGERVLLKDVGLFADGAAVRTVGEENFRICQEVIDEMVQVTTDEACAAIKDIFEDTRSVVEPAGALALAGLKKWVAANPSTDSSRSLVAITSGANMNFDRLRFVAERANVGEGREALLAARIPEKPGSFAKLIEAIMPNNVTEFTYRYTDGEVANIMLGLSLTAPVAQRAHQLQLLMGRIAEAGMEVTDLSGDELAKSHVRYLVGGRAKVPNERLYMFEFPERPGALEKFLATLRPRYNISLFQYRNYGSDVGKILAGIQCPDGEMPELVKFLKEIGYPWFDCTQSEVAKTFLGGPGVNEEGAVPL, from the coding sequence ATGATTGCCCTGCTCCGTCTTTATGACGGCCATTTACCATCCACAAAAATGGCGGCGCCCTCAGATCTAGAGGTCACGGCGACAAAAATCAACGGTTCTTCCTGCCAGGAGACCGTCACCAATGGTGACGGTATCAACGGCCCCAATGGCTGCAGCGTGGCGCCCGCAACGCCTGCGACGCCCACCACTCCAGTTATGACTGTAACGCGCCCCTCGCGGACGCCCAGCTTGACCGGTCTTTCACTCACAGAGTACAGCGCCAACCCATCACCACCGGCGGAGAGCAAACGTCGAAAGGCAAAGAAGGTGATACCTGACGACTACATACTGCCAAGTGGACACCCTGACTATCTCCGCCTGATCTTGACTTCCAAGGTCTACGAGGTATGCAAGGAGACGTCACTCACCCATGCCGTCAACCTCAGCAACAGGCTCGAGTGCAAAGTCCTTCTGAAGAGGGAGGATGAGCAGCCCGTCTTCAGCTTCAAGCTGCGCGGTGCATACAACAAGATGGCTCACCTCGACCGCGCTCAATCATGGCGGGGTGTCGTCTGCTGCTCAGCTGGCAACCACGCTCAGGGGGTAGCCTTTTCTGCCCGCAAGCTCAAGATCCCCGCCACCATCGTCATGCCCGAGGGCACGCCAAGCATCAAGCACCTTGCCGTGGCTCGTATGGGTGGCCATGTCGTGCTGCACGGGCCCGATTTCGACGCGGCCAAGGAGGAGTGCGCCCGGCGCGAGAAGCACGACGGGCTTATCAACATCCCGCCCTTTGACGATCCCTATGTCATCGCCGGCCAGGGCACCATTGGCATGGAGCTGCTCCGCCAGACCAACCTGCAGAAGCTAGAGGCCATCTTCTGCTGTGTGGGCGGAGGCGGTCTCATCGCCGGCATAGGTGTCTACGTAAAACGGATTGCACCGCACATCAAGATCATCGGCGTCGAGACCCATGACGCCAACGCTATGACTCAGTCGTTGGCCAAGGGTGAGCGTGTACTCCTCAAGGACGTCGGCCTCTTTGCAGATGGTGCCGCCGTCAGGACAGTAGGCGAAGAGAATTTCCGCATCTGCCAGGAGGTCATCGATGAGATGGTCCAGGTGACTACGGACGAGGCGTGCGCTGCCATCAAGGACATATTCGAGGATACCAGGTCCGTCGTCGAACCCGCCGGGGCTCTGGCTCTGGCCGGACTCAAGAAGTGGGTCGCGGCCAACCCGTCCACCGACTCGAGCCGTTCCCTTGTCGCCATAACTAGCGGTGCAAACATGAACTTTGACCGGCTGCGCTTCGTAGCAGAGCGTGCCAACGTTGGTGAGGGCCGCGAGGCGCTACTGGCGGCCCGCATTCCCGAGAAGCCGGGTTCTTTCGCCAAGCTCATCGAAGCCATCATGCCCAACAACGTCACCGAGTTCACTTACCGGTACACTGATGGCGAGGTGGCCAACATAATGCTGGGACTCTCGCTGACAGCGCCAGTAGCGCAGCGTGCCCACCAGCTGCAGCTACTCATGGGCCGCATCGCAGAGGCCGGTATGGAGGTGACGGACCTGTCGGGTGACGAACTGGCCAAAAGCCACGTGCGGTATCTTGTTGGAGGACGGGCCAAAGTGCCCAACGAAAGGCTGTACATGTTTGAGTTCCCGGAGCGGCCCGGCGCGCTGGAGAAGTTCCTGGCAACGCTGCGGCCGCGTTACAACATCAGCCTGTTCCAGTACCGTAACTACGGCAGCGACGTCGGCAAGATCTTGGCGGGCATCCAGTGCCCAGacggagaaatgccggagctGGTCAAATTCCTCAAGGAGATTGGATACCCGTGGTTTGACTGCACGCAATCGGAGGTGGCCAAGACCTTTTTGGGTGGTCCAGGGGTCAACGAAGAGGGGGCAGTCCCTCTTTAG